DNA from Acidimicrobiales bacterium:
GGGTCAACCGGCACCGCGACGTCGGCCGGCTGGGGTGCCACGGCGGGCCTGCCGTTCGTCGACGGCACCGGGCTCTCCGCGCTCCCGCCGTCCGGCACCACGCCGACGATGCCGTCAGTTCTGTCAGTTCCGTCAGTTCGGTCAGTTCCGTCGGTCCCGCCGGCGCCCGCCTCGCTCACGGCGCCTCCCGCACCCGCTTCCACACCCGCACCGACGTCCGTCGCCCCCTCCCCCGCCCCGTTCGCGGTAGCACCGGCAGGGGATGGATCCGACCCGTCGGCGGCCTCGTCGCCCTCGGAAGGCAGGTTCGAGAGGTGGGTCAGCAACGCCGCCGGCGACCGGGCCAGGCGGGCGATCTCGGAGGTCGGCGGCAGGTCGGGCATGGAGGAGCGCACCTCCGACTCCATGCGGTGGCGGAAGTCGTTGAAGGTCCTCCAGGCGCCCCCGATCTGGCGGGCGAACTGGGGCAGCTTGTCGGGCCCGAGCAGGATGATCGCGACCACGGCGATCACGATCAGCTTGCCTGGGTCGAGGTTGAACATGTCCCCTCACTCTACGGTGCCTCCCACCAGCCCCAAGGGCCA
Protein-coding regions in this window:
- a CDS encoding twin-arginine translocase TatA/TatE family subunit; translation: MFNLDPGKLIVIAVVAIILLGPDKLPQFARQIGGAWRTFNDFRHRMESEVRSSMPDLPPTSEIARLARSPAALLTHLSNLPSEGDEAADGSDPSPAGATANGAGEGATDVGAGVEAGAGGAVSEAGAGGTDGTDRTDGTDRTDGIVGVVPDGGSAESPVPSTNGRPAVAPQPADVAVPVDPTLN